One part of the Phormidium ambiguum IAM M-71 genome encodes these proteins:
- a CDS encoding glycoside hydrolase family 3 N-terminal domain-containing protein, translating into MISTFLVLTEIRAFHKIFRGKGRRLSVIILALAWFGLSTATASQVKFLLTKKTVIENLTADTTQTPNTPTNTPKFPNLGQHFLIGYRDFDEVKLLVEKQGIAGVFITKRNVLGKTKAQIKQEIQTLQQIRQSQDLPPLLIAADQEGGIVSRLSPPLTKLPSLGRIIDDNKNIDEQKQKVIEYATKQAQELAEIGVNLNFAPVVDLNKGITIANDKYSKISRRAISENKEVVAKVALWYCQTLEQYNVKCTIKHFPGLGRVKTDTHIAEAELTASVEELINDDWVPFWQVMKNTQAFTMIGHAKLMAVDPENAASFSHKVVSEIIRKTWQHDGILITDDFGMEAVYGSKDGLENATVKSINAGIDFILLSYDKNLYYDAMYALMKAAEEGKLDAQVLRKSGERIDRFSSMIK; encoded by the coding sequence ATGATTAGCACCTTCTTAGTTCTCACAGAAATTAGGGCTTTTCACAAAATATTTCGCGGAAAAGGAAGACGACTTAGTGTAATAATTTTAGCATTAGCTTGGTTTGGTCTTTCCACAGCTACAGCTTCCCAAGTAAAATTTTTGCTAACCAAAAAAACTGTAATCGAAAATTTAACCGCCGATACTACCCAAACTCCCAACACACCAACCAATACACCAAAATTCCCTAATTTAGGTCAGCATTTTCTCATTGGTTATAGAGATTTTGACGAAGTTAAGTTATTAGTTGAAAAACAAGGAATAGCTGGAGTTTTTATCACGAAAAGAAATGTGCTTGGTAAAACAAAAGCCCAAATAAAACAAGAAATTCAAACTTTACAACAAATTCGTCAAAGTCAAGATTTACCTCCTTTATTAATTGCCGCAGATCAAGAAGGTGGCATAGTTTCAAGATTATCACCACCACTAACTAAATTACCTTCTTTAGGCAGAATAATTGATGACAACAAAAACATTGATGAACAAAAACAAAAAGTTATTGAATACGCAACTAAACAAGCCCAAGAATTAGCCGAAATCGGGGTAAATTTGAATTTTGCGCCAGTTGTAGATTTAAACAAAGGAATCACAATTGCTAATGATAAATATTCTAAAATTAGTCGGCGGGCAATTTCGGAAAATAAAGAAGTCGTCGCTAAAGTTGCTTTATGGTACTGCCAAACTTTAGAACAATATAATGTTAAATGTACAATTAAACATTTCCCAGGTTTGGGAAGAGTTAAAACAGATACTCATATTGCCGAAGCTGAATTAACCGCTTCTGTTGAAGAATTAATTAATGATGATTGGGTTCCCTTTTGGCAAGTAATGAAAAATACCCAAGCATTTACAATGATTGGACACGCTAAATTAATGGCTGTAGATCCAGAAAATGCAGCTTCTTTTTCTCATAAAGTAGTGTCAGAAATTATCCGCAAAACTTGGCAACATGACGGTATTTTGATTACCGATGATTTTGGCATGGAAGCAGTTTATGGAAGTAAAGATGGGTTGGAAAATGCTACTGTCAAATCGATTAATGCTGGAATTGATTTTATCTTACTTTCTTATGATAAAAATTTATATTATGATGCGATGTATGCGTTGATGAAAGCAGCAGAAGAAGGGAAATTGGATGCTCAGGTATTGAGGAAGAGTGGGGAAAGGATCGATCGATTTTCGTCAATGATAAAGTAA
- a CDS encoding MBL fold metallo-hydrolase, translated as MSDRTAIPKANMIDATISAQTSETETFNCTWSGEICTIDGVMYLECLDKTRFRVAQKVSEWMEGKRRWQIIPSTDSTGEVSQVTLVSSENLASDAETADICHLVGRVVQLGKRNASVQFKIKRSDQKTLKLTLVNFHNFNLKLSQLLKVQAQRVGKNLQILSAVSVEETQESSAENQVKDISILPTGETSKKLRSTESPPPNDAALTALFEETQQSGWQLAPAIKRRNGWEWEAVLPTTGKRARVLLKGEKIKVYEYASEIKEIVEREIQVDEQENITNRLIVRPLGAAKGIGASCFQVFIGPYEIVMDCGTRPKGYDPLPALDYLENPNLLLITHAHQDHIGAVPVFHSLFPGVRMICTPGTREIAHVMLQDCLKVQQMNEDSPELFDETDLERTLFRLETKAIGEDFEPLPGLKVRFINAGHIVGAACIYMQYGDRSLVYTGDYNTTSSRTTEGLKLADLPKADILITESTYGADNHPNRKAQESALLEAIAEVVTKGGNVLVPAFALGRAQEIILAIRTSAVFHKLKIPIFVDGLVRAVTDVFRDNLTLLPQSVKNFAQQKQEPFFDPNSPSPVIPITSTKQRPLAMTKPSVIIASSGMLTGGPSIYYATTLLERENSAIFISGYTDEESPGRLLQNLNTGDTVTLDGKELNVRAQVRKFNLSAHADKVGLTQVIHRVNPQHLILIHGSHEALHELSRAGDLKEKYYVHIPSVGDEIVYGQAPEHLSARRLAQFDLPTEFEVNIEAEVEGAWIRIPEEIIETDPRWQLLAGNGILKAKWEGFHLKLSPLTQKDIVVEEAIASGEDCCAVCNFFRAGKCQSEDSPLFSFSVDPTSKCLEFVRRGVVVETNIEPEDEEEIFAEEDEEMDDFYLLPEDEN; from the coding sequence ATGAGCGATCGCACGGCGATACCTAAAGCTAACATGATTGATGCTACTATTTCTGCCCAAACCTCTGAGACAGAGACTTTTAACTGCACTTGGAGTGGCGAAATTTGTACTATCGATGGAGTAATGTACCTCGAATGTTTGGATAAAACGCGCTTTCGTGTCGCACAAAAAGTCTCGGAATGGATGGAAGGAAAGCGCCGTTGGCAAATTATCCCTAGCACTGATTCTACAGGCGAAGTTTCACAAGTAACTTTGGTTAGCTCGGAAAATTTAGCTAGTGATGCAGAAACAGCGGATATCTGTCATTTGGTGGGAAGAGTTGTACAGCTTGGTAAACGCAATGCTTCAGTTCAGTTTAAAATAAAGCGATCGGATCAAAAAACTCTCAAGCTAACTTTAGTTAATTTCCATAATTTTAATCTTAAACTAAGTCAATTGCTAAAAGTGCAAGCGCAACGAGTGGGAAAAAATTTGCAAATTTTGAGCGCGGTATCTGTTGAGGAAACCCAGGAAAGCAGTGCAGAAAATCAAGTTAAAGATATCTCAATTTTACCAACAGGAGAAACTTCTAAAAAGTTGCGATCGACTGAATCTCCACCGCCAAATGATGCTGCTTTAACTGCACTTTTTGAGGAAACGCAACAGTCAGGATGGCAACTTGCGCCAGCAATTAAACGGCGTAATGGTTGGGAGTGGGAAGCAGTTTTGCCAACAACTGGGAAACGCGCCAGAGTTTTGCTTAAAGGTGAAAAAATTAAAGTTTATGAATATGCTTCAGAGATTAAAGAAATAGTTGAACGAGAAATACAAGTTGACGAACAAGAAAATATAACTAATAGATTAATTGTGCGTCCTTTGGGTGCAGCGAAGGGAATTGGTGCTTCTTGTTTTCAAGTATTTATTGGCCCTTATGAAATAGTAATGGATTGTGGAACTCGTCCGAAAGGTTACGATCCTTTACCAGCATTGGATTATTTAGAAAACCCGAATTTATTGTTAATTACTCACGCACATCAAGATCATATTGGTGCAGTTCCGGTGTTTCATTCTCTGTTTCCGGGAGTTAGAATGATTTGCACTCCGGGAACGCGAGAAATTGCTCATGTGATGTTACAAGATTGTTTGAAAGTTCAGCAAATGAACGAAGATTCGCCGGAACTTTTTGATGAAACGGATTTAGAAAGAACTTTGTTTCGGTTAGAAACTAAAGCGATTGGAGAAGATTTTGAACCTTTACCAGGATTAAAAGTAAGATTTATTAATGCTGGTCATATTGTTGGTGCTGCTTGTATTTATATGCAATATGGCGATCGATCTTTAGTCTACACCGGAGATTACAATACTACTTCAAGTCGGACAACGGAAGGTTTGAAATTAGCGGATTTGCCAAAAGCAGATATATTAATTACTGAGTCAACTTACGGCGCAGATAACCATCCTAACCGGAAAGCTCAAGAAAGTGCTTTACTAGAAGCGATCGCAGAAGTTGTCACCAAAGGCGGTAATGTGTTAGTTCCAGCTTTTGCGCTAGGAAGAGCGCAAGAAATTATTTTAGCAATTCGCACTTCTGCGGTATTTCATAAGTTAAAAATTCCCATTTTTGTTGATGGGTTAGTAAGAGCAGTTACCGATGTTTTTCGGGATAATTTAACTTTACTTCCCCAATCAGTCAAAAATTTCGCCCAACAAAAACAAGAACCTTTCTTCGATCCTAATTCTCCTTCTCCTGTCATCCCCATTACTTCAACAAAACAACGACCTTTAGCAATGACAAAACCCAGTGTAATTATTGCTAGTTCCGGGATGTTAACGGGTGGCCCTTCAATTTATTATGCTACTACTTTGTTAGAAAGAGAAAATTCTGCCATTTTCATTTCTGGTTACACAGATGAAGAAAGTCCCGGTCGTTTGTTGCAAAATCTCAACACCGGAGATACGGTAACATTAGACGGCAAAGAGTTAAATGTGAGAGCGCAAGTTCGCAAGTTTAATCTAAGTGCTCATGCTGACAAAGTTGGGTTAACACAAGTAATTCATCGGGTAAATCCCCAGCATTTAATATTAATTCACGGTTCTCATGAAGCATTACATGAACTATCGCGTGCTGGAGATTTAAAAGAAAAATATTATGTTCATATTCCCTCAGTTGGTGATGAAATTGTTTATGGACAAGCACCGGAACATTTAAGTGCAAGAAGGTTAGCACAATTTGATTTACCGACAGAGTTTGAAGTAAATATAGAAGCAGAAGTCGAAGGTGCTTGGATTAGGATACCAGAAGAAATTATCGAAACAGATCCGCGTTGGCAACTGTTAGCTGGAAACGGGATTTTAAAAGCGAAATGGGAAGGTTTTCATTTAAAACTTAGTCCGTTAACGCAAAAAGATATTGTGGTGGAAGAAGCGATCGCATCTGGGGAAGATTGTTGTGCAGTATGTAACTTTTTTCGCGCCGGAAAATGCCAATCTGAAGATAGTCCATTGTTTAGTTTTTCCGTAGATCCTACTAGTAAATGTTTAGAATTTGTCAGGCGAGGTGTAGTAGTAGAAACTAACATAGAACCCGAAGATGAAGAAGAAATTTTCGCAGAAGAAGACGAAGAAATGGATGATTTTTACTTGCTACCCGAAGATGAAAATTGA
- a CDS encoding XisI protein, with protein MATLETYRKYIQELLTEHSKLVWDDRIKAETIFDTERDRYQLVYVGWQGSKRVYGVVLHLDIINGKIWIQQDGTEVGIANKLVELGVPKQDIVLGLDPPVMRQYTDFAVG; from the coding sequence ATGGCAACCTTAGAAACCTATCGAAAATATATCCAAGAGTTGCTGACTGAACATTCTAAATTAGTCTGGGACGATCGCATTAAAGCGGAAACAATTTTTGATACTGAACGCGATCGTTATCAGCTTGTTTATGTAGGTTGGCAAGGATCAAAACGGGTTTATGGTGTTGTACTTCACTTAGATATTATTAATGGTAAAATTTGGATACAGCAGGATGGAACTGAGGTTGGTATAGCTAATAAATTAGTTGAACTTGGTGTACCAAAGCAGGATATTGTTTTAGGTTTAGATCCACCTGTTATGCGTCAATATACAGATTTTGCGGTTGGTTAG
- a CDS encoding XisH family protein → MSAKDAFHTVVKTALQKDGWLITHDPYPLQAGSFALAIDLGAEKVIAAEKGERRIAVEIKSFLSPSKISEFYGALGQFIAYRAALLIQEKERILYLAVPNNIYEQFFLAPFIQEVVQQNKLYILSYDTEQEVIERWQP, encoded by the coding sequence ATGTCTGCTAAAGATGCTTTTCACACAGTTGTTAAAACTGCACTCCAAAAAGATGGATGGTTAATTACTCACGATCCTTATCCTCTGCAAGCAGGTAGTTTTGCTTTGGCAATTGATTTAGGTGCAGAAAAAGTAATTGCGGCGGAAAAAGGCGAACGAAGAATTGCAGTTGAAATTAAAAGTTTTCTTAGTCCATCTAAAATTTCTGAATTTTATGGAGCTTTAGGACAATTTATTGCTTATCGTGCTGCGTTATTAATTCAAGAAAAAGAGCGAATTCTTTATTTAGCAGTACCTAATAATATTTATGAGCAATTCTTCCTTGCACCGTTTATCCAAGAAGTTGTTCAACAAAATAAACTGTATATATTAAGTTACGATACTGAACAGGAGGTAATTGAACGATGGCAACCTTAG
- a CDS encoding S-(hydroxymethyl)glutathione dehydrogenase/class III alcohol dehydrogenase, which yields MKVKAAVAYSAKQPLSIEMVDLEGPKEGEVLVEIKASGVCHTDAFTLSGADPEGLFPTILGHEGAGIVVEVGSGVKSLQKGDRVIPLYVPECRHCKFCLSGKTNLCQAIRETQGKGVMPDGSSRFYLNGKMLHHYMGTSTFANYTVVPEIALAKIREDAPLEKVCLLGCGITTGIGAVINTAKVQVGDNVVVFGLGGVGLSVIQGAKLAGANMIIGVDINPNKKALGEKLGMTHFVNPKEVEGDLVPYLVNLTNGGADFSFECIGNVNIMRQALECCHKGWGTCVIVGVAGAGEEISTRPFQLVTGRTWKGTAFGGAKGRRDLPKIVDWYMEGKINIDDLITEFMPIEDINKAFDLMHAGKSIRSVVTF from the coding sequence ATGAAAGTAAAAGCAGCAGTTGCCTACAGTGCCAAACAACCTTTAAGCATTGAAATGGTAGATTTAGAAGGGCCAAAAGAAGGGGAAGTTTTGGTAGAAATTAAAGCAAGTGGAGTATGCCATACTGATGCTTTTACTCTTTCCGGGGCTGATCCAGAAGGACTTTTTCCGACTATTTTAGGGCATGAAGGCGCAGGAATTGTCGTGGAAGTAGGATCGGGGGTGAAAAGTTTACAAAAAGGCGATCGCGTTATTCCCCTTTATGTACCCGAATGTCGCCATTGCAAATTTTGCCTTTCCGGTAAAACAAACCTTTGTCAAGCTATTAGAGAAACTCAAGGAAAAGGCGTAATGCCAGATGGTAGCAGTCGCTTTTATTTAAATGGCAAAATGCTGCATCATTATATGGGAACTTCCACTTTTGCTAATTACACAGTAGTCCCCGAAATTGCTTTAGCAAAAATTCGGGAAGATGCACCTTTAGAAAAAGTTTGTTTATTAGGATGTGGCATTACAACTGGAATTGGTGCAGTAATTAATACAGCAAAAGTTCAAGTTGGAGATAATGTTGTAGTTTTCGGTTTAGGTGGAGTTGGATTAAGTGTAATTCAAGGAGCAAAATTAGCTGGTGCAAACATGATTATTGGGGTAGATATTAACCCGAATAAAAAAGCATTAGGCGAAAAATTAGGTATGACTCATTTTGTCAATCCTAAAGAAGTAGAAGGCGATTTAGTTCCCTATTTAGTAAACTTAACTAATGGCGGTGCGGACTTTAGTTTTGAGTGTATTGGCAATGTAAATATCATGCGTCAAGCATTAGAATGCTGTCACAAAGGTTGGGGAACTTGTGTAATTGTTGGCGTTGCTGGCGCTGGTGAAGAAATTTCAACCCGTCCCTTTCAATTAGTTACTGGACGCACTTGGAAAGGTACAGCTTTTGGTGGTGCAAAAGGACGCAGAGATTTACCCAAAATTGTTGATTGGTATATGGAAGGTAAAATAAATATAGATGATTTAATTACCGAATTCATGCCGATTGAAGATATTAACAAAGCTTTTGATTTAATGCACGCTGGGAAATCAATTCGGAGTGTGGTTACCTTTTAG
- a CDS encoding MBL fold metallo-hydrolase: MTNNKMTESGIFVHQFELGPWDNFIYLIGDRATRTCAVVDPAWDAPTILAEAEKLDVKITHILCTHSHFDHVNRVNEILEATDAPVHMMGEEIDFSGFKCENLVRHSPGDSLTIGQHLEITMMHTPGHTPGCTSYRIPDALVTGDTLFINGCGRCDFVGGNPETMFYTLQDLVRKLPPETTMYPGHNYGDKPTATLDMQLQTNPYLLLPTVEDFVNHRMQGKTPNTPLPPEPKWHP; the protein is encoded by the coding sequence ATGACAAATAACAAAATGACTGAATCAGGAATTTTTGTACATCAATTTGAACTTGGGCCTTGGGATAATTTTATCTACTTGATTGGCGATCGCGCAACTCGTACCTGTGCGGTAGTCGATCCCGCTTGGGACGCACCCACAATATTAGCAGAAGCGGAAAAATTGGATGTAAAAATTACTCACATTCTCTGCACTCACAGTCACTTCGATCATGTTAATCGAGTCAACGAAATATTAGAAGCTACTGACGCACCAGTTCACATGATGGGAGAAGAAATAGATTTTTCTGGGTTTAAATGTGAAAACTTAGTGCGTCATTCTCCTGGCGATAGTTTAACCATTGGTCAACATTTAGAAATTACCATGATGCACACCCCCGGACATACACCCGGATGCACAAGTTATCGAATTCCTGATGCTTTAGTCACCGGAGATACACTGTTTATCAATGGTTGTGGACGCTGTGATTTTGTTGGCGGAAATCCCGAAACAATGTTTTACACATTACAAGATTTAGTGCGAAAATTACCCCCAGAAACCACCATGTACCCAGGTCATAATTACGGCGACAAACCAACAGCAACCTTAGATATGCAATTGCAAACAAATCCCTATTTACTCTTACCAACAGTCGAAGATTTTGTCAATCACAGAATGCAAGGAAAAACCCCAAATACACCCCTTCCCCCCGAACCAAAATGGCATCCTTAA
- a CDS encoding phenylacetate--CoA ligase family protein yields MQESQRQRSLQALEQFLATPLASLLQKDNAIKAESKTLDLFHSVAATVPAYQAFLKAQNINPETIQTLADFSQLPQVTKENYLKVYSLAQLCKDGKVESCDLIAASSGSTGKPTFWPRFFSDELAITIRFEQIFHDSFFADTRRTLAVVCFTLGTWVGGLFTTNCCRYLASKGYPITVIAPGNNKEEIFRVVQELGGAFEQVVLLGYPPFIKDVVDTGIARGVEWQKFNIKMVFAGEVFSEEWRSLVGERVGATNFCYDSAALYGTADAGVLGNETPLSICIRRWLANHPEAAKSLFGESRLPTLVQYDPLSRFFEVENGQLLFSGDNGVPLIRYNILDTGGIIPYEEMLRFLAEYGFDPLTALTQERGVRELPFVYVFGRSNFTVSYFGANIYPENVTVGLEQPVIKEWVTGKFVLQVKEDTDQNKFLSIVVELAPGIEASEEKKLAIANSILSQLQRLNSEFANYVPQTYQTPQITLTPTGDPEYFPIGVKHRYSRK; encoded by the coding sequence ATGCAAGAATCACAGCGTCAAAGATCGTTGCAAGCGTTAGAACAATTTCTCGCCACTCCCTTAGCAAGTTTACTGCAAAAAGATAATGCTATAAAAGCGGAATCTAAAACCTTAGATTTGTTTCATTCCGTCGCTGCTACCGTTCCCGCTTACCAAGCGTTTTTAAAAGCACAAAATATTAACCCAGAAACTATTCAAACTTTAGCTGATTTCTCCCAATTGCCGCAAGTTACTAAAGAGAATTATTTGAAAGTTTACTCGTTAGCTCAATTATGTAAAGATGGAAAAGTGGAAAGTTGCGATTTAATTGCTGCATCCTCTGGTTCTACTGGTAAACCAACTTTTTGGCCAAGATTTTTCAGCGATGAGTTAGCAATTACTATTCGGTTTGAACAAATTTTTCATGATAGCTTTTTCGCTGATACTCGGCGGACTTTAGCGGTTGTTTGTTTTACTTTGGGAACTTGGGTAGGCGGTTTATTTACGACTAATTGTTGTCGCTATCTTGCTAGTAAAGGTTATCCAATTACGGTAATCGCACCGGGAAATAATAAGGAAGAGATTTTCCGAGTTGTGCAAGAGTTGGGAGGTGCTTTTGAACAGGTGGTTTTGTTAGGATATCCACCATTTATTAAAGATGTTGTTGATACGGGAATTGCACGGGGAGTTGAATGGCAGAAATTTAATATTAAAATGGTGTTTGCGGGGGAAGTTTTTAGTGAGGAATGGCGGAGTTTAGTTGGGGAAAGAGTTGGAGCGACTAATTTTTGCTATGACTCTGCGGCACTTTATGGAACTGCTGATGCGGGTGTTTTGGGAAATGAAACTCCTTTGAGTATTTGCATTCGTCGTTGGTTGGCAAATCATCCCGAAGCAGCAAAAAGTTTATTTGGAGAATCGCGTTTACCAACTTTGGTACAATACGATCCTTTAAGTCGGTTTTTTGAAGTCGAAAATGGGCAATTGTTGTTTTCTGGTGATAATGGAGTTCCTTTAATTAGATACAACATTTTGGATACTGGTGGGATAATTCCTTATGAGGAAATGTTGAGATTTTTGGCAGAATATGGTTTCGATCCGTTAACTGCTTTGACGCAGGAAAGAGGAGTTCGGGAGTTACCTTTTGTTTATGTTTTTGGCCGATCGAATTTTACAGTTTCCTATTTTGGGGCTAATATTTACCCGGAAAATGTTACGGTTGGATTAGAACAACCTGTAATTAAAGAATGGGTGACAGGGAAGTTTGTTTTGCAAGTGAAAGAAGATACAGATCAAAATAAATTCCTTTCAATTGTGGTAGAGTTAGCCCCAGGAATTGAAGCTAGTGAAGAGAAGAAATTGGCGATCGCCAATTCCATTCTCTCCCAACTGCAACGACTCAACAGCGAATTTGCTAACTACGTTCCTCAAACATATCAAACCCCCCAAATCACACTCACTCCCACCGGAGATCCTGAGTATTTCCCCATAGGTGTTAAGCATCGCTACTCCAGAAAATGA
- the gap gene encoding type I glyceraldehyde-3-phosphate dehydrogenase → MAAVKVGINGFGRIGRLVFRIGLDNPEIEMACINDLVPPESIAYLLKYDSTHGRFAGTVEAKEDGIVVNGKFIPCVSVRNPEELPWGQMGIDYVVESTGLFTSFEGASKHLKAGAKKVIISAPTKDPDQVPTFVMGVNDDKYDPSKDNIVSNASCTTNCLAPIAKVINDNFGIVEGLMTTVHSMTATQPTVDGPSKKDFRGGRGAAQNIIPASTGAAKAVTLAIPELKGKLTGMAFRVPTPNVSAVDLTFKTEKATSYKEICEVMKKASEAELKGILGYTEDDVVSSDFITDSHSSIFDAGAGIELNSNFFKVVSWYDNEWGYSSRMVDLILAMAAKEKSLQPA, encoded by the coding sequence ATGGCAGCTGTTAAAGTAGGCATCAATGGATTTGGTCGGATCGGAAGATTAGTATTCCGCATCGGACTAGATAATCCAGAAATTGAAATGGCTTGCATTAACGATCTTGTACCACCAGAATCGATCGCCTACTTATTAAAGTATGACTCCACACACGGTCGTTTTGCTGGCACAGTCGAAGCTAAAGAAGACGGCATCGTTGTCAACGGCAAATTCATCCCCTGCGTCTCCGTAAGAAATCCCGAAGAACTACCTTGGGGACAAATGGGCATCGATTACGTAGTAGAATCTACCGGACTATTCACCAGTTTTGAAGGCGCATCCAAACACCTCAAAGCAGGGGCCAAAAAAGTCATAATTTCCGCCCCCACCAAAGACCCCGACCAAGTACCTACCTTTGTTATGGGAGTCAACGACGACAAATACGACCCCAGCAAAGATAACATTGTTTCCAACGCCAGTTGCACTACTAACTGTCTCGCCCCGATCGCTAAAGTGATTAACGATAACTTCGGCATCGTCGAAGGCTTAATGACCACCGTTCACTCCATGACAGCCACCCAGCCCACAGTTGACGGGCCTAGCAAAAAAGACTTTCGCGGCGGACGTGGTGCAGCCCAAAACATTATCCCCGCTTCCACAGGCGCAGCAAAAGCCGTTACCCTAGCCATTCCCGAACTCAAAGGCAAACTCACAGGTATGGCTTTCCGCGTCCCTACCCCCAACGTTTCTGCCGTTGACTTAACTTTTAAAACCGAAAAAGCTACCAGCTACAAAGAAATTTGTGAAGTAATGAAGAAAGCATCCGAAGCTGAACTCAAAGGAATTTTGGGTTACACCGAAGATGATGTAGTCTCCAGCGACTTTATCACAGATTCTCATTCCAGCATTTTCGACGCAGGTGCCGGAATTGAACTAAACTCCAATTTCTTCAAAGTAGTCTCTTGGTACGACAACGAATGGGGTTATTCCAGCAGAATGGTTGACCTCATCCTCGCAATGGCAGCCAAGGAAAAGTCACTTCAGCCAGCGTAG
- a CDS encoding 2-hydroxyacid dehydrogenase, with product MRVAVFSTKPYDRRFLEAANAKHGHELEFFTAEFNAYTAPLAADFPAVCIFVNDNADAKALKILASRGTKLLALRSAGFNHVDLQTAADLGITVLRVPAYSPYAVAEHAVGLILTLNRKIHRAFNRVREGNFALEGLMGFDLHGRTVGVIGTGKIGQIFGNLMKGFGCQILAYDLYPNADYAASGAKYVDLPELFANSDIISLHCPLTPETHHLINEQAIAQMKEGLMLINTSRGALVNTEAVIAGLKSGKIGYLGLDVYEQEENLFFEDLSTEIIQDDVFQRLLTFPNVIVTGHQAFFTEDAVRNICETTLQNVSDFAKGITSQNEVKAPQKVAAS from the coding sequence ATGAGAGTAGCAGTTTTTAGCACTAAACCTTACGATCGCCGTTTCCTCGAAGCTGCCAATGCCAAACATGGCCATGAATTAGAGTTTTTTACAGCTGAATTTAATGCTTATACTGCTCCTTTGGCAGCAGATTTTCCAGCAGTTTGTATATTCGTAAATGACAATGCTGATGCTAAAGCTTTAAAAATACTTGCTTCACGCGGCACTAAATTATTAGCCCTCCGTTCTGCGGGTTTTAATCATGTAGATTTACAAACAGCAGCAGATTTAGGAATTACGGTTTTGCGCGTTCCAGCATATTCACCTTATGCAGTTGCAGAACACGCTGTCGGGTTAATTTTAACTTTAAATCGCAAAATTCATCGGGCTTTTAACCGCGTTCGGGAAGGCAATTTTGCTTTGGAAGGATTGATGGGTTTCGATCTTCATGGTCGCACGGTTGGCGTGATTGGTACGGGGAAAATAGGCCAAATTTTTGGCAATTTAATGAAGGGTTTTGGTTGTCAAATTTTGGCTTACGATCTATATCCTAATGCTGATTATGCTGCCTCTGGTGCGAAATATGTAGATTTACCTGAGTTGTTTGCTAATTCGGATATTATTTCTCTACATTGCCCGTTAACTCCTGAAACTCATCACTTAATTAATGAACAGGCGATCGCGCAAATGAAAGAGGGACTAATGCTCATTAATACCAGTCGCGGTGCATTAGTTAACACCGAAGCAGTAATCGCTGGATTAAAATCTGGGAAAATTGGTTACTTGGGTTTGGATGTTTACGAACAAGAAGAAAACTTATTTTTTGAAGACCTTTCTACTGAAATTATTCAAGATGATGTTTTCCAGAGATTGTTAACTTTTCCCAATGTAATTGTTACTGGACACCAAGCATTTTTCACCGAAGATGCAGTGCGAAATATCTGTGAAACAACTTTACAGAATGTCAGCGATTTTGCCAAAGGTATTACTTCTCAAAATGAAGTTAAAGCCCCGCAAAAAGTAGCTGCTAGTTAG